A DNA window from Lujinxingia litoralis contains the following coding sequences:
- a CDS encoding class I SAM-dependent rRNA methyltransferase, which yields MGQELKFRVPLEGEEQSTTARAYVQRAWPQGSAKEVEELFAQGAVKVDGASLFKPDQVLPYEAEVEVEVGAGEEVYGLPEAEALLWGDGWVVVEKPVGLKGSIDPEDPMDPVLFLADMLGIAREGFTPVWEAPAGAGGPWLLATGQARAEALAGALAAGDVQSTWVAIVRRPLHATGVWEAEGAKVSYAVTMTWEGIAEVQLSVAFEKAPERGIYEGVLEALAQGGYPALGDVARGGFAVDGGVRLRLGALYGGEDFANSWPSLRSWRPSIPVCPTPQAFQKGVKSTSQVRKLEVSARSLEFLEAGKHPWVLRDKHTGSIEGMEPGAPVRLVGPRGPSGVYAVVDGTGEVVARYWGNEAEAAQKIDEEIALRVDEAVAKRGELYREIGSTDVFRVVHGEADGLPGVLVDQLGPAMRVTLTARCGEGLAPAVYEALGAHDPDVMILAVEHVRDVREAEGKLPQAQVVRRGGGYLKAGGRLVVKESGLKYWAEPWEGIDVGFFADQRANRLEAERRARPGQRWLNLFCHTGAFSVALARAGAKTVNVDLSKRYLRWLDENLELNGFGLEGHQNEAVDARDYLRRAVDDGEVFDGIIVDPPTAAAGSGAFWSVRKDYQALLAECFEALKPGGSMLVCRNDRKRSVGLRELVRAAAADAGRKLSEWKEAGPGPDYPQLKGFVEGDSFEGIWVRST from the coding sequence ATGGGACAAGAGTTGAAGTTTCGGGTGCCCCTGGAGGGAGAGGAGCAGAGCACTACGGCGCGGGCCTATGTGCAGCGGGCCTGGCCGCAGGGGAGTGCCAAAGAGGTGGAGGAGCTCTTTGCGCAGGGGGCGGTCAAGGTGGACGGCGCCAGCCTTTTTAAGCCCGACCAGGTGTTGCCGTATGAGGCCGAAGTGGAGGTTGAGGTGGGCGCTGGCGAGGAGGTGTACGGCTTGCCGGAGGCCGAGGCGCTGCTGTGGGGCGACGGTTGGGTTGTCGTGGAGAAGCCGGTGGGTTTGAAGGGGAGTATTGACCCTGAGGACCCGATGGATCCGGTGCTGTTTTTGGCCGACATGCTGGGGATTGCTCGCGAGGGCTTTACCCCGGTGTGGGAGGCGCCTGCCGGCGCGGGCGGGCCCTGGTTGCTGGCCACCGGTCAGGCCCGGGCCGAGGCGCTGGCCGGGGCGTTGGCCGCCGGAGATGTGCAGTCGACCTGGGTGGCGATTGTGCGTCGGCCTTTGCACGCTACCGGTGTCTGGGAAGCCGAGGGGGCGAAGGTCAGTTACGCGGTGACGATGACCTGGGAGGGGATCGCCGAGGTGCAGCTCAGTGTGGCGTTTGAGAAGGCGCCGGAGCGCGGGATCTATGAAGGCGTGCTGGAGGCGCTGGCGCAGGGGGGATATCCGGCTCTGGGGGATGTGGCGCGTGGTGGTTTTGCGGTGGATGGAGGCGTGCGCCTGCGTCTGGGAGCGCTCTACGGTGGGGAGGATTTTGCGAATAGTTGGCCGAGTTTGCGCTCCTGGCGGCCTTCGATTCCGGTGTGTCCGACCCCTCAGGCGTTCCAGAAGGGGGTTAAGAGTACATCGCAGGTGCGCAAGCTGGAGGTTTCGGCCCGGAGTCTGGAGTTTTTGGAAGCGGGTAAGCATCCCTGGGTGCTGCGCGATAAACACACCGGGTCGATTGAAGGCATGGAGCCCGGCGCGCCGGTTCGGCTGGTGGGGCCCCGGGGGCCGTCGGGGGTGTATGCGGTAGTCGATGGGACCGGTGAGGTGGTGGCTCGGTACTGGGGCAATGAGGCCGAGGCCGCCCAGAAGATCGATGAGGAGATCGCGCTGCGTGTGGATGAGGCAGTGGCCAAACGCGGGGAGCTGTATCGCGAGATCGGGAGCACCGATGTGTTTCGGGTGGTGCACGGGGAGGCCGACGGGCTGCCCGGGGTGCTGGTGGATCAGCTCGGTCCGGCGATGCGGGTGACGCTGACCGCGCGTTGTGGGGAGGGGCTGGCGCCGGCGGTGTATGAAGCGCTGGGGGCGCATGATCCGGACGTTATGATTCTGGCGGTGGAGCATGTGCGAGACGTGCGTGAGGCCGAGGGGAAATTGCCTCAGGCTCAGGTTGTGCGTCGCGGAGGTGGGTATCTCAAGGCCGGGGGGCGGCTGGTGGTCAAGGAGTCGGGGCTTAAGTACTGGGCCGAGCCCTGGGAGGGGATTGACGTGGGCTTCTTTGCCGATCAGCGGGCCAATCGTCTGGAGGCCGAGCGGCGTGCGAGACCAGGGCAGCGCTGGCTGAACCTTTTTTGTCATACCGGGGCGTTCAGTGTGGCACTGGCGCGGGCCGGAGCAAAGACGGTCAATGTGGATCTTTCCAAGCGCTATCTGCGTTGGCTTGATGAGAATCTGGAGCTCAACGGATTTGGGCTGGAGGGGCATCAAAACGAGGCCGTGGATGCGCGCGATTACCTTCGCCGGGCGGTGGATGATGGCGAGGTGTTTGACGGCATTATTGTCGATCCTCCCACTGCGGCGGCCGGTAGTGGGGCGTTTTGGTCGGTGCGCAAGGACTATCAGGCCTTGTTGGCGGAGTGCTTTGAGGCGCTCAAGCCCGGGGGCTCCATGCTGGTGTGTCGAAACGATCGCAAGCGTAGCGTCGGGTTGAGGGAGCTGGTGCGAGCCGCGGCGGCCGATGCCGGGAGGAAGTTATCGGAGTGGAAGGAGGCCGGGCCGGGGCCGGATTATCCGCAGCTCAAAGGGTTTGTGGAGGGGGATTCGTTTGAAGGGATCTGGGTGAGGTCGACGTGA
- a CDS encoding GatB/YqeY domain-containing protein: MSELFARIKDDLKSAMKARQTERLSTLRMLQSSLKNKEIDLKRPLTDDEIMDIVTTEVKKRRQSAEAFESGGRPELAEKELREIDTLQEYLPEQLSDEEAAAIVQEAIDQLGAESRKDMGKVMGVVIPRLKGVYDTTKVKDLVLARLS; this comes from the coding sequence ATGTCCGAACTTTTTGCCCGCATCAAAGACGATCTCAAAAGCGCCATGAAAGCCCGTCAGACCGAGCGTCTGAGCACCCTGCGCATGCTGCAGTCCAGCCTCAAAAACAAAGAGATCGACCTGAAACGCCCCCTGACCGACGACGAGATCATGGACATCGTCACCACCGAGGTCAAAAAGCGCCGCCAGTCCGCCGAGGCCTTCGAGTCCGGTGGCCGCCCCGAACTCGCCGAAAAAGAACTCCGGGAAATCGACACCCTCCAGGAGTACCTCCCCGAGCAGCTCTCCGATGAGGAGGCCGCCGCCATCGTCCAGGAGGCCATCGACCAGCTCGGCGCCGAATCCCGCAAAGATATGGGTAAGGTCATGGGCGTGGTCATCCCGCGCCTCAAAGGCGTCTACGACACCACCAAAGTCAAAGACCTGGTGCTCGCCCGCCTGAGCTGA
- a CDS encoding CRTAC1 family protein yields MSPNTSFLFALCGLLASAPLLSCSADSQVCAPDDVACLLDLTPVCTSPSAWSPGTAIFEDVSELAGTQEAGAIGTRLSVADVNHDGLPDIIARRPGGGADDFSENGTRHTWLLINQGDGTFEDRTESSGLLTPRQLTSLTRPVETVVFGDINNDGNLDAVTAFTNTTAPLSPEGAEVLLGDGQGGFILAEPSPALQRAGLPAVRGGLSLTDVNRDGNLDLWVANGAAGANGPLADQLLLGNGQGTFTEVTATAGLLTEPWSSIATLNQARAHSNAWSGAACDLNGDGTPELLAASYGRAPNHLWRGEFDGQQTTYTNHSLASGYAFDQRIDWSDNESARCFCKLNPTADDCAGVPAPRVRCQSPDDVLRWNHAQDREPFRLGGNSGTTLCADLNNDGYLDLLTTEIVHWDVGASSDPSEILYNAADAELVFARPGPGATGLDRPRETTFDDGDITAATLDFDNDGRLDILIASTDYPHTRAHLYHQKPDGTFERVSPSDGIDLTSAHGVATADFNRDGALDLVIGHSRNRCSAGDHCQDSAHIRVFQNRLPPNNWLQLQLEGAPGTNHNAIGAHITVKTPALHQLSEIQGGHGHFGMQNDLTQHFGLGDACQAEVTIRWPDLDLTPQTFTLPAGYRYLIQQGASPRVIE; encoded by the coding sequence ATGTCTCCCAACACCTCCTTCCTTTTCGCGCTCTGTGGGCTGCTCGCCAGCGCCCCTCTCCTCTCCTGCTCTGCGGACTCCCAGGTCTGCGCGCCCGACGACGTCGCCTGCCTGCTCGATCTCACCCCAGTCTGCACCTCTCCCTCCGCCTGGTCGCCTGGCACCGCGATCTTCGAAGACGTCTCCGAACTTGCCGGCACTCAAGAAGCCGGCGCCATCGGCACCCGTCTCTCCGTGGCAGACGTCAATCACGACGGCCTGCCCGACATCATCGCCCGACGCCCCGGTGGCGGCGCCGATGACTTTTCCGAAAACGGGACCCGCCACACCTGGCTGTTGATCAATCAGGGCGATGGAACTTTCGAGGATCGCACCGAATCCTCCGGACTGCTCACTCCCCGCCAGCTCACGTCGCTCACCCGCCCGGTGGAAACCGTGGTCTTTGGTGACATTAACAACGACGGAAACCTCGACGCCGTCACCGCGTTTACCAACACCACCGCGCCCCTCTCCCCCGAAGGCGCCGAGGTACTGCTCGGTGACGGTCAGGGCGGCTTTATCCTGGCCGAGCCCTCACCCGCGCTCCAACGCGCCGGACTTCCCGCCGTGCGCGGCGGCTTAAGCCTCACCGACGTAAACCGCGACGGAAACCTCGACCTCTGGGTCGCCAATGGCGCCGCCGGGGCCAACGGGCCACTCGCCGACCAGCTTCTCCTGGGAAATGGTCAGGGAACCTTTACCGAAGTCACCGCCACCGCCGGACTCCTCACCGAGCCCTGGTCCTCCATCGCCACCCTCAACCAGGCCCGCGCCCACTCCAACGCCTGGTCCGGCGCCGCCTGTGACCTAAATGGCGACGGCACCCCCGAACTCCTGGCGGCATCCTACGGCCGCGCCCCCAACCACCTCTGGCGTGGCGAGTTCGATGGCCAACAGACCACCTACACCAACCACTCCCTTGCCTCCGGATACGCCTTCGATCAGCGCATCGACTGGAGCGACAACGAATCAGCCCGCTGCTTCTGCAAGCTCAACCCCACTGCCGACGACTGCGCGGGCGTGCCCGCTCCCCGCGTACGTTGCCAATCCCCCGACGACGTCCTGCGCTGGAATCACGCCCAGGACCGTGAACCCTTCCGCCTGGGTGGAAACAGCGGCACAACCCTCTGTGCCGACCTCAACAACGATGGCTACCTCGATCTCCTCACCACCGAAATCGTCCACTGGGATGTCGGCGCCTCCTCCGATCCTTCCGAGATTCTCTACAACGCCGCCGATGCCGAACTCGTCTTCGCGCGCCCCGGTCCCGGGGCGACCGGCCTCGATCGCCCCCGCGAGACCACCTTCGACGACGGCGACATCACCGCCGCCACTCTGGACTTCGATAACGACGGACGTCTCGACATCCTCATCGCCTCCACCGACTACCCGCACACCCGCGCCCACCTCTACCACCAGAAGCCTGACGGAACCTTTGAGCGCGTGAGCCCCTCCGACGGCATCGACCTCACCAGCGCTCACGGCGTCGCCACCGCCGACTTCAACCGCGACGGCGCCCTGGATCTTGTGATCGGCCACTCCCGAAATCGCTGCTCCGCAGGCGACCACTGTCAGGACTCCGCCCACATTCGCGTCTTTCAAAACAGACTTCCCCCAAACAACTGGCTTCAGCTTCAACTCGAAGGGGCGCCCGGCACCAACCACAACGCCATCGGCGCCCACATCACCGTCAAAACTCCCGCCCTCCACCAGCTCAGCGAAATCCAGGGCGGCCACGGCCACTTCGGTATGCAGAACGACCTGACCCAACATTTCGGCCTGGGCGATGCCTGCCAGGCCGAGGTGACCATTCGCTGGCCCGACCTTGACTTGACCCCCCAGACATTCACCCTGCCCGCCGGCTACCGCTACCTCATTCAACAGGGCGCCTCCCCCCGGGTCATTGAATAG
- a CDS encoding aldehyde dehydrogenase family protein: MAPSNSPRLRVLKTFKLYIGGAFPRTESGRFLQEHNPKGQLVANFCRASRKDLRNSVVAARKAQAGWAGRTPFNRAQILYRMAEVLESRRESFEHALTERAGIKGAAAQAQVNAAIDRLVWYAGWADKFIQIMGTTNPVASPHFNITSPEPTGVVTAFAPRNAPLLGLITAIAPIIVSGNALVLVVENDHPSIAIDLAEVLHCSDLPGGVVNILTGQRDELIEHAAKHMDIDAIAAFDATDDERRLIAVEAAESVKRTHFFETPAADNWADVSAQSPYHILPFVEFKTAWHPIESSAATSAKY, translated from the coding sequence ATGGCCCCATCGAACTCCCCCCGTCTGCGCGTCCTCAAGACCTTTAAGCTCTACATCGGCGGCGCGTTCCCCCGTACCGAGAGCGGACGTTTTCTCCAAGAACACAACCCGAAGGGGCAGCTTGTGGCCAACTTCTGCCGCGCCTCGCGCAAAGACCTGAGAAACTCGGTGGTCGCCGCCCGTAAAGCCCAGGCCGGCTGGGCCGGACGCACCCCCTTTAATCGCGCCCAGATCCTTTACCGTATGGCCGAAGTGCTCGAATCGCGCCGGGAGAGCTTTGAGCACGCCCTCACGGAACGTGCCGGCATCAAGGGCGCAGCCGCCCAGGCCCAGGTCAACGCCGCCATCGATCGCCTCGTCTGGTACGCCGGCTGGGCCGATAAGTTCATCCAGATCATGGGCACCACCAACCCGGTGGCCTCTCCGCACTTCAACATCACCAGCCCCGAGCCCACCGGCGTGGTCACGGCCTTTGCCCCGCGCAATGCTCCCCTCCTGGGATTGATCACCGCCATCGCCCCGATCATCGTCTCGGGCAACGCGCTGGTGCTCGTCGTCGAAAATGACCACCCCTCCATCGCCATCGATCTGGCCGAGGTCCTCCACTGCAGCGACCTCCCCGGCGGCGTGGTCAACATCCTCACCGGCCAGCGCGACGAGCTCATCGAACACGCCGCCAAGCACATGGACATCGACGCCATCGCCGCCTTTGACGCCACCGACGACGAGCGCAGGCTCATCGCCGTGGAGGCCGCCGAAAGCGTCAAGCGTACCCACTTCTTCGAGACGCCCGCGGCGGATAACTGGGCCGATGTGAGCGCGCAGAGCCCCTACCACATCCTCCCCTTCGTCGAGTTCAAAACCGCCTGGCACCCCATCGAAAGCTCGGCGGCCACCAGCGCAAAATACTGA
- a CDS encoding aldehyde dehydrogenase family protein produces MGKTANTSVRDLLFGDLWDYAPAPESRDHLTIKERYGHFINGTFVEGENHFDSINPATEEKLFEVAAADEATVDTAVNAARNAYDKHWKTMPGAERAKYIYRIARMIQEKARALAVAETLDGGKPIRESRDIDIPLAAAHFFYYAGWADKLDYALPGARPSSLGVAGQIIPWNFPLLMAAWKIAPALAAGNTIVIKPAETTPLTAMMLAEIIQEADLPPGVVNFVNGAGQTGAAIVNHPDVDKIAFTGSTGVGKIIQRSLAGSRKRLTLELGGKGANIIFDDASIDQAVEGIINGIFFNQGHVCCAGSRLLVQENIADEVLQKLRHRVSTLIVGDPMDKNTDVGAINSREQLSRIQELVAAGEQEGAQIFQPSCALPEKGFFFRPTVFTEVTPSHRIAREEIFGPVLSVLTFRTPEEAIEKANNTPYGLACGIWTDKGSRLFRVANALKSGIVWGNTYNRFDPTSPFGGYKESGFGREGGLHGLLPYLEVR; encoded by the coding sequence ATGGGTAAGACGGCCAACACCTCAGTGCGCGACCTCCTCTTTGGTGACCTCTGGGATTACGCCCCGGCGCCAGAGTCGCGCGACCATCTCACCATCAAAGAGCGCTACGGCCACTTCATCAACGGCACCTTTGTCGAAGGCGAAAACCACTTCGACTCCATCAACCCGGCCACCGAAGAAAAACTCTTCGAAGTCGCCGCCGCTGATGAGGCCACCGTCGATACCGCGGTCAACGCCGCGCGCAACGCCTACGACAAGCACTGGAAGACGATGCCCGGCGCCGAACGCGCCAAGTACATCTACCGCATCGCCCGCATGATCCAGGAGAAGGCCCGCGCCCTGGCCGTCGCCGAAACCCTCGACGGCGGCAAACCCATCCGCGAGTCCCGCGACATCGACATCCCCCTGGCCGCCGCCCACTTCTTCTACTACGCGGGCTGGGCCGATAAACTCGATTACGCCCTGCCCGGCGCCCGCCCCTCCTCCCTCGGCGTGGCCGGCCAGATCATCCCCTGGAACTTCCCCCTCTTGATGGCCGCCTGGAAGATCGCCCCGGCCCTGGCCGCCGGCAACACCATCGTCATCAAGCCCGCCGAAACCACGCCCCTGACCGCGATGATGCTCGCCGAAATCATCCAGGAGGCCGACCTGCCCCCCGGCGTGGTGAACTTCGTCAACGGCGCCGGTCAAACCGGGGCCGCCATCGTCAACCACCCCGACGTCGATAAGATCGCCTTCACCGGTTCCACCGGCGTCGGCAAAATCATCCAGCGCTCCCTGGCCGGCTCCCGCAAACGACTCACCCTGGAGCTCGGCGGCAAAGGCGCCAACATCATCTTCGACGACGCCTCCATCGATCAGGCCGTCGAGGGCATCATCAACGGCATCTTCTTCAACCAGGGGCACGTCTGCTGCGCAGGCAGCCGCCTCCTCGTTCAGGAAAACATCGCCGACGAGGTCCTGCAGAAGCTGCGTCACCGGGTCTCCACCCTCATCGTCGGCGACCCGATGGATAAAAACACCGACGTCGGCGCCATCAACTCCCGCGAGCAGCTCTCCCGCATCCAGGAGCTGGTCGCCGCCGGCGAGCAAGAGGGCGCCCAGATCTTCCAGCCCTCCTGCGCTCTTCCCGAAAAGGGCTTCTTCTTCCGCCCCACCGTCTTCACCGAAGTCACCCCCTCCCACCGCATCGCCCGCGAGGAGATCTTCGGCCCGGTCTTAAGCGTGCTCACCTTCCGCACCCCGGAGGAGGCCATCGAAAAGGCCAACAACACCCCCTACGGCCTGGCCTGCGGCATCTGGACCGACAAAGGCTCGCGTCTCTTCCGCGTGGCCAACGCCCTGAAGTCCGGCATCGTCTGGGGCAACACCTACAACCGCTTCGACCCGACCAGCCCCTTCGGCGGCTACAAAGAGAGCGGCTTCGGCCGTGAAGGTGGTCTCCACGGGCTTCTCCCCTACCTGGAGGTGCGCTAA
- a CDS encoding SUMF1/EgtB/PvdO family nonheme iron enzyme, whose product MLSCHKIERDEPERCEQEVLLKGEYPERTVAVEAYAIDRLEVSVGAYQACVEEGACEAIDYQGCEVWTPRGLQISLRVPRVLKETSHPVVCVTRAQAQAYCEWRGGGLPTHDQWERAARGAEGGIFPWGDHWESGVANWGERDVVGGPVAGALDGYAWTAPVGRLEQGVSPVGVWEMAGNVAEWVAGGDPLRGEVRGGSWVSHPFELRATARVEQKTDARRTDVGFRCAYTR is encoded by the coding sequence ATGTTGAGTTGCCATAAGATCGAGCGTGATGAGCCCGAGCGTTGTGAGCAGGAGGTGTTGCTCAAAGGGGAGTATCCCGAGCGGACCGTGGCGGTGGAGGCGTACGCGATCGACCGTCTGGAGGTGAGTGTCGGGGCGTATCAGGCGTGCGTGGAAGAGGGGGCGTGTGAGGCGATTGATTATCAGGGGTGTGAGGTGTGGACGCCGCGGGGACTGCAGATCAGCCTGCGGGTGCCGCGAGTGCTGAAGGAGACGTCGCATCCGGTGGTGTGTGTGACGCGCGCCCAGGCGCAGGCGTATTGCGAGTGGCGGGGCGGCGGGTTGCCAACCCACGATCAGTGGGAGCGGGCGGCGCGGGGGGCGGAGGGAGGGATCTTCCCCTGGGGCGATCACTGGGAGAGTGGCGTTGCGAACTGGGGGGAGCGTGATGTTGTGGGCGGTCCGGTGGCCGGGGCGCTGGATGGATACGCGTGGACGGCGCCGGTGGGGCGTCTGGAGCAGGGCGTGAGTCCGGTCGGGGTGTGGGAGATGGCCGGGAATGTGGCGGAGTGGGTTGCCGGTGGCGATCCCCTCCGTGGGGAGGTGCGGGGAGGGAGCTGGGTGAGCCATCCTTTTGAGCTTCGAGCTACGGCGCGGGTGGAGCAGAAGACTGATGCGCGGCGCACCGATGTGGGGTTTCGGTGCGCGTACACGCGATAG
- the deoC gene encoding deoxyribose-phosphate aldolase, whose amino-acid sequence MTNSFVVPRVPSVDAVAVEERAARFKTRSIKKDAKIKGLKLAASMIDLTTLEGMDTPGKVQMLCQKARSPLAGSDCPQVAAVCVYPTMVPIAKRELQGTAIKVASVATYFPSGQASLKERTDEVRRAVEAGADEIDMVISRGDFLAGHYHKIDEEIRAIRQACGPAHLKVILETGELQTYDNVRLASQIAIDAGAHFIKTSTGKVSPGATMPVTLVMLETIRDHFIKTGKMVGMKPAGGIREAKQALHYLAMVKETLGDAWLSPDWFRFGASSLLNSVLMQLEKQRTGRYHSDRYLSLS is encoded by the coding sequence ATGACCAACTCCTTTGTGGTCCCCCGCGTCCCCTCGGTCGACGCTGTCGCCGTCGAAGAACGCGCCGCCAGGTTCAAAACGCGCAGCATCAAAAAAGACGCCAAGATCAAAGGCCTTAAGCTCGCCGCCTCCATGATCGACCTGACCACCCTGGAGGGCATGGACACCCCGGGCAAAGTCCAGATGCTCTGCCAGAAGGCCCGCTCCCCGCTGGCCGGCTCCGACTGCCCTCAGGTCGCCGCGGTCTGCGTCTACCCGACCATGGTCCCCATCGCCAAACGCGAGCTCCAGGGCACCGCCATCAAAGTCGCCTCCGTGGCCACGTACTTCCCCAGCGGACAGGCCTCCCTGAAAGAACGCACCGATGAGGTCCGCCGCGCCGTCGAAGCCGGCGCCGACGAGATCGACATGGTCATCAGCCGCGGCGACTTCCTGGCCGGCCACTACCATAAGATCGACGAAGAAATCCGCGCCATCCGACAGGCCTGCGGCCCGGCCCACCTCAAGGTCATCCTGGAAACCGGCGAGTTGCAGACCTATGACAACGTGCGCCTGGCCAGCCAGATCGCCATTGATGCTGGCGCGCACTTTATCAAAACCTCCACCGGAAAAGTCTCCCCCGGCGCCACCATGCCGGTGACCCTGGTGATGCTGGAGACCATCCGCGATCACTTCATCAAAACCGGAAAAATGGTCGGCATGAAGCCCGCCGGCGGCATCCGCGAAGCCAAACAGGCCCTGCACTACCTGGCCATGGTCAAGGAAACCCTGGGCGACGCCTGGCTCTCTCCGGACTGGTTCCGCTTTGGCGCCTCCTCGCTGCTCAACAGCGTGCTCATGCAACTCGAAAAGCAGCGCACCGGCCGCTACCACTCCGATCGCTACTTAAGCCTGAGCTGA
- a CDS encoding carboxypeptidase-like regulatory domain-containing protein: protein MTPVHAMKWWVLCLVVVGGLVAGCAEDVVEEGVGPCAEGLRYNPVTGLCLAAGDEGPGEHDDAGQPSDTGGRPDGGDQPDGSEPEDVGSSPDGGSTPDADASVEPPEDCGPGHVIARVCATNGQVLAAANATISGVDCEGQPFEMSTRTDSSGTFEFDAVPAGSHSIVVSSGSFSRTSAVTVYEGETTDLTADADKLCVDGSSVRIAVLQGQYDNVREILGELNLSYELMGRDASTLGGAGVERAQHFLENAAQLNYFRILFIECGTLWYDLQSRGANMGLIAQNLRQFVANGNSIYASDWAHPFISEVFEGMIEFEGTTFDGARVGFAPQQLNATVESSEMQTLLSDTSASIRFGESDIAWVVARSAGPGSVVHFSADVTKCAGSQCTNPPSAGAVVEDSPLLVSRREQPNYGTVVFTSFHNKAQSDLGEDMQRILEFLIFRL, encoded by the coding sequence ATGACTCCTGTACATGCAATGAAATGGTGGGTGCTCTGCCTGGTCGTGGTGGGAGGGCTGGTGGCCGGATGTGCCGAGGATGTTGTTGAAGAGGGGGTTGGGCCGTGCGCGGAAGGGTTGCGCTACAATCCGGTGACGGGTCTCTGCCTGGCCGCGGGTGATGAGGGGCCTGGCGAGCATGATGATGCCGGGCAGCCGTCGGATACAGGGGGGCGTCCGGATGGTGGTGATCAACCCGATGGCAGCGAGCCGGAAGATGTGGGGTCCTCTCCCGATGGTGGCAGTACCCCTGATGCCGATGCGTCTGTGGAGCCGCCGGAAGACTGTGGGCCGGGCCATGTGATCGCGCGTGTTTGCGCGACCAATGGTCAGGTGCTGGCGGCGGCTAATGCCACGATCAGCGGGGTTGACTGCGAGGGGCAGCCCTTTGAGATGAGCACGCGCACGGACAGCAGTGGCACTTTTGAGTTTGACGCGGTGCCGGCGGGCTCGCACAGCATCGTGGTCAGCTCGGGGTCGTTTTCCAGGACGTCGGCGGTGACTGTGTACGAGGGGGAAACCACCGATCTGACGGCAGATGCTGATAAGCTCTGCGTCGACGGTAGTTCGGTGCGGATCGCGGTGTTGCAGGGGCAGTATGATAATGTACGTGAGATCCTGGGTGAGCTGAACTTGAGCTACGAGTTGATGGGGCGAGATGCCAGCACGTTGGGAGGTGCGGGCGTGGAGCGGGCGCAGCATTTTTTGGAGAATGCGGCGCAGCTTAATTACTTCCGCATTCTGTTCATTGAGTGCGGTACGCTCTGGTACGATCTTCAGAGTCGGGGGGCGAATATGGGGTTGATTGCGCAGAACCTGCGTCAGTTTGTCGCCAACGGAAATAGCATTTACGCCTCGGACTGGGCGCATCCCTTTATCAGCGAGGTGTTTGAGGGGATGATTGAGTTTGAGGGCACCACCTTTGATGGAGCTCGGGTGGGGTTTGCGCCTCAGCAGCTCAATGCGACCGTGGAATCAAGTGAGATGCAGACCTTGCTCAGCGATACCAGCGCGAGCATTCGCTTTGGTGAGAGTGATATCGCCTGGGTGGTGGCACGCTCGGCGGGGCCGGGGTCGGTGGTGCACTTTAGCGCGGATGTGACGAAGTGTGCTGGTTCGCAGTGCACCAATCCTCCTTCTGCGGGGGCGGTTGTGGAGGACTCGCCGCTGCTGGTCAGCCGTCGGGAGCAGCCGAATTACGGGACGGTGGTCTTTACCTCGTTTCATAACAAGGCGCAGAGCGATCTGGGGGAAGATATGCAGCGGATTCTGGAGTTTCTGATCTTCCGATTGTGA
- a CDS encoding 1,2-dihydroxy-3-keto-5-methylthiopentene dioxygenase → MAELRVRGTDEVLRDAAEIDAFVKGYGLGYERWDISRLHSDEARAIQAETEQERILKVFAEEIAALKERGGYQSADVIALTPETPNLEALLAKFDKEHEHSEDEVRFVVDGSGVFTIHGEDDRVFDVEVHPGDLLVVPSGTWHWFDLCEDKTITCIRVFESKDGWVAHYRQ, encoded by the coding sequence ATGGCCGAGTTGCGAGTACGTGGGACGGATGAAGTGTTGAGAGACGCGGCCGAGATCGATGCCTTTGTGAAGGGGTACGGGCTGGGCTATGAGCGCTGGGATATCTCCCGGTTGCATAGTGATGAGGCTCGGGCGATCCAGGCCGAGACCGAGCAGGAGCGCATTCTGAAGGTGTTTGCTGAAGAGATCGCAGCGCTTAAAGAGCGCGGTGGTTATCAGTCGGCGGACGTGATCGCGCTGACGCCCGAGACGCCCAATCTGGAAGCGCTTTTGGCGAAGTTCGACAAAGAGCATGAGCATAGCGAAGATGAAGTGCGCTTTGTGGTCGATGGCAGCGGTGTGTTCACGATTCACGGCGAAGACGACAGGGTCTTTGACGTGGAGGTGCACCCGGGCGATCTTCTGGTGGTGCCCAGTGGGACCTGGCACTGGTTTGATCTTTGCGAGGATAAGACGATCACCTGCATTCGGGTCTTTGAGTCGAAGGACGGATGGGTGGCGCATTATCGCCAGTGA